The Virgibacillus siamensis sequence CGTGCAGATCTTTTTCCCTTATTTATTATCTTCTGCTTCTTCTGCCGCCTCTTCAATTGCATCTGCGAGTTCTTCTGCTGCTTCCTCTGCGGCAGTCTCCTGATTTTTCCGCTCATTCCATTTTCCCTGAACATTTTTGGTCAATTCCTGCGTCTTTTGAGTGAATTTTTCCTTTGAGTCTGCAGCTTTTGACTTTAGATTTGAGCCCTTTTCATATGCCATATCTTTCAAGCCGGAGCCCTTTTCATATGCGGCGTCCTTCCATGTACCGGCACGCCCTTTTAGCTGTGTTGCACCATCATTCAGATTTCCCCGCAGTTCATGACCTGCTTTTGGTGCAAATAATAAAGCCGCAGCTGCACCAACGAATCCGCCAATAAGCGTTCCAATCAGAAAGTCTTTACTGTTAATGTTGCTCTCTCCCATATAACCTTCCTCCGTTCTTATTTATTTTTCTTCCTTTTCAAATAATCGACTGCCTTATTTCCCCATTGCATAACCTGTGATGTTTGATCCTGATTTTCGGAAGCGGAATTGGAAATGCTCTTCGATAATTTGCTTAATGAACCATTAACACCCTTAACCGTTTCGCCAATTCCTTTAATCCCTTCAAATAGTCCATCTAATTTTGTCGATTTTTCATTTACATCGTCAGCCAGTTTATTGGTTTTATTCAACAAGGCAGATGTTTCGGATGTTATGCCCTGCATTTGTTTTTCAAGGCTGTCCAATGTTCCTCCAACATTATTCATCGTTTGCTTTGCCGCTTTTAGTGTAATAATTAAATAAACAACAAGTACGGCAAAAGCCACTGCAACGATTATTGCTGCGATATACAACAAACTCTCCACTGGTAATTCAGCTCCTTCGAATCCTATGACATTTAATGCGGAATCATTTTTGTCACAAAAGATGAAAATATTTTTATTACACATTCCCTAAATAACATTACATAAACATATCATAACATACCAGTTGACTGCTTGTACCAGTCAACTAAACAATAATGCACTTTTAATGCTCCGGATTGAGCATAAAAAGCTGAGAGTTAACTTGCAGTCGAGAGGCAAATACCGAACCTTGGAATTACCACCGATTTGCAAGAAATTATTATAAATGCGAAATAGAGCCCTTCATCCAAGGCTCTTACGCATTCAATCTGTTATTTTCGGACAGAGAAAGTTGCTCTTCATAAGCCTGCTGAAACTTCTGAATATCTCCTGCTCCCATAAAAATCAGCACACTATCTTCGTTCTCGCGCAGTAATTCCGTACTGGACAATTCCAATATGGCGCTTCCTTCTATCCGTTCCTGTAAATCATGAATGGTAAGCTTACCGCTATCCTCACGGGCAGACCCGAAAATATCGCATAAATAGACATTGTCAGCATTGGAAAGACTATCTGCAAATTCCTGTAAAAAAGTTTTCGTTCTCGAAAATGTATGCGGCTGGAAAATTGCAGTTATGGATTTTCCCGGATACTTTTTGCGCGCAGAATCAATAGTTGCTGTGATCTCTTTTGGATGATGTGCATAATCATCAATTAAAATCTGATCACCAATTTTCTTTTCCGTAAATCGGCGCTTTACGCCCTGGAACGTACTGAGTGCCTTGATATCATCAGCCTTCATATCTTCATAATGGCAAATCGCAATCACAGACAATGCATTAAGAATATTATGATCCCCATACATTGGAATTTGGAACGTATCATAAAACGTGTTACGTACAAATACATCAAATTCAGTTCCGTTGTCTGTTTCCCTTACGTTTTGTGCCTGAAAATCATTTGTTTCGGCAAATCCGTAATAAACAACCGGAACTTTTGCCTGGATTTTCTGTAATTGTTCATCATCACCACAGGCAATGATCCCTTTTTTCACTTTCTCTGCCATTGACTGAAATGCTTTAAAGACATCATCAATACTTGTGTAATAATCCGGATGATCAAAGTCAATGTTGGTCATGATTGCATAATCAGGCTCATACCGCAAAAAATGGCGGCGGTATTCACACGCCTCGAAAGCAAAATACCTGCTGTCTACATGCCCTTTTCCGGTACCATCGCCAATTAAGTAAGAGATCGGATAAGTTTCATTTAAAACATGTGCCAGCAGACCAGTAGTTGATGTCTTTCCATGTGCGCCTGTTACAGCAATACTGGTAAACTGTTTAAGCCATTCCCCTAAAAATTCGTGATATCTGTAAAAAGATAAACCTTGTCGCTTCGCTTCTTTTATTTCCTGATGCTCATCAGAAAATGCATTCCCGGCGATTATGGTTAACCCCTCTTTGATGTTGCTTTCTGCAAAAGGAAGAATCGGGATATTTTTCTTTTCCAATGCTTCCTGTGTAAAAAAACGTTTTTCCACATCGGAACCCTGCACCTTTTCCCCTGAATCATGAAGTATTTGGGCAAGTGCGCTCATCCCGGTCCCCTTGATACCAATAAAATGGTAAGTTGTCATAAAAAAGAACCTCCAAAAAATATATAAAAACCTTTATATTCGTTACTTCTCAATAGTCACTTCAATCATTATAGCAAAACTCTCGCCACTGTAAAATAAATTACATGTTGTTATTTCTCCTGAGGGCAATATTCAACACGTTCCATCAATGGATTTGGCCGGTACATACGACCTTCTTTTGCCTCACGGGTCCCGTTGAGCAGCACATTGTCTCCTGTGAACCCGATATTTATTTGCAGAAGGCTTCTGCCGACACCATACATATCAACTGGCACACCCAACTTTTCAAACTCGTGAATGCGTTTCTCATTAAATCCGCCGGTCACAACAATATTCACATGTGAAAAACCATCATCATCCAGCGCTTTCCTTAATGCAAATACCAGTTCCGGATTAACGCCACGCGGGTCGAAAGTTCCCATTAAGTGATGATTTCGCAAAAAATACTTATCAACCAATGTTCTTGATGTGTCAATACGGACACCTTTAAGGTCATCTCCAAATGCTTTGGCTACTTTTAATGAATCTGTAATAACATCATTATTATAATCAACAAGCGTTACCAGATCATCTTCCGGGAACATTTCATGATATGCCTCCGTTGCGGCAATTACGTCTCCACGGAACATCTGAATCATTGCGTGCGGCATCGTTCCCATTCCATGTTTGCCCCACCATTCATTCATGGCATGTGTAGCCTGTGCAGTGGATCCGCCGATGAAAGCTGCATACCCGTCACCAGCCTGCTGCGTATAATGATCATCCCGATCACCCATGAAAATAATTGGCTTTCGTTTTCCTGAAGAACTGGCCGCTTTTACCACATTATATACATTCGTTGCAACCGATGTTCTTCTGGCCAGAATACCATCAATAATTCCTTCCAAAAAACCGAATTGCTGATACGATCCTGATATGGTCAGAACTGTTTCATAAGGGCTGATTTTATCGCCATCTTTTAATGAATGTATCTCAAGTGTTTCAGGCTGTTCTGCAAAAGTATGTACCAGAGCAATGGCTTCATCTGTACCGCATAATACGGCATTGCTGCTTTTTTGGAAAAATTGCATCGTAACATGGTTATTGGGAAGTTTTTCCTCAGCCATCTCCTTTGTTTTCAAAAAATATACAGCTGAAAACCAGCCCTCTTTAATACGATCATCAAATTTAAATGTTTTGTTTGTCAGCCGCTTAATCGTACCATTCAGCTTTTGCTCAATTTCTTTCATAACGGTTGTCTCCTCTTAATCATATTGATTTCAAAAGTGTCTTCGGTCATATGATAATTTTATTCCCACATTCTATCAAGAAAATTAATCGTTCTGTCAGGAAAAACGAGTATGCTATCAGTAAAATCCGCAGTTCTATCCTATTCAATTTGCGCTTCGGAAATCAGTACTTCACGAGGTTTACTGCCGTTTTGTTGTGCAATAATACCTCTTGACTCCATAGAATCCATCAGACGCGCTGCCCGATTGTAACCAATTTTAAAATGCCGCTGCAGCAGTGATGTACTTGCACTGTTCTGTCTGACAACGAACCCGATTGCCTCCTGCAGCAACTCATCTTCGTGATCATCATGAGAAATCTGTTCCAGTAACTGCTCCTGTTCAAAAGCGTATTCCGGTTCAGCAATATTCCGTGCAAAATCAGTTACCCGTTCAATCTCTTCGTCGGAAACAAATGCTCCCTGCAGTCGTATACTCTTTCCAGCACCATTTTCCACAAACAGCATGTCACCTTTTCCGAGCAATTTCTCTGCACCGTTTGTATCCATTATCGTCCTTGAATCCACCTGAGAGGACACACTAAACGCAATTCGTGTCGGGATATTGGCTTTAATCAATCCGGTAATAACATCCACCGATGGCCGCTGTGTCGCAAGCAAAAGATGGATTCCGCAAGCACGTGCTTTTTGAGCAATCCGGCAAATTGCATCCTCCACGTCCTGTGGTGACACCATCATCAAATCTGCCAGTTCATCAATAACGATAACCATATAAGGAAGTTTTTCTTCTATCCGGTTTTGACTGACCATTTTCTTGTTGTATCGTTCTACATCCCGAACGCCTTCCGTTACAAATTTATCATATCTTTCTTCCATTTCATTAACTGCCCATTTTAATGCCGCTGTTGCTGCCTTCACATCTGTAATAACCGGTGATATAAGATGCGGAATACCATTGTATGGTGCCAATTCAACCATTTTTGGATCAATCAGCATAAACTTAACATCTTTGTGGCTCGCTTTGTATAGCAGACTGATTAAAATCGTATTGATGCAAACACTTTTACCAGAGCCTGTTGCACCGGCGATCAACCCATGCGGCATCTTCTGGATATCAGTAATGAGCGGACTTCCTTCAATACTCAGCCCAAGTCCGACAGTAAGGTGAGAATTATTGTGCCGGAAACTGTCGCTTTCGAAAATCTCCTGTAGTCCGACAAGTTGCGGGTTCCGGTTTGGAATCTCAATGCCTATAGTATTTTTTCCTGGTATCGGCGCTTCGATACGTATGTCTTTAGCAGCCATGTTCAATTTCAGGTCATCACTGAGATTTTTTACCTTGCTTACTTTGACACCCATTTCAGGCTGTACTTCAAATCGTGTAACAGATGGGCCCTGTGTAGTGTTTACCACCTTGGCACGAACATTAAAATGTTTTAGCGTTTTTTCCAGTAACTCCTGCATTTCTCTCATCCATATCTGATCCTGATCCGTCTTATTCACTGGGTCATTCAATAAATGATATGGTATTGTTTTAGGTTTCAATTCAGCTGCGGGCTTTGGATCACGTCTTATTTTTCGCTCATGGTGCCTGCGTTTATCATTGGCTGACATCATCACATTAAAAGGTAAAGGCTTCTGACCCGTATTTTTTCCCCTATCCTTTTTTCGATCAGGACGTATTTTATGCTGCTTGCCCGCAGGCTTCGATTTTTGAACGGGCTTTAAGGGAGCCTCTTCCTCTTTATTCTCTGTAACAGTTGTTATGTCCTGGGTGGCTGCCGCTTCATTTTCAGCTTCCTGGTTCAAAGCCCGGCTTGTATCTGCCTCATACTCTGTATTTGGATAAACACCCTCATCCGTTCCATGTTCTTCTGCCACAGCTGGTTTTTGCAATGGTTTCGTCTTATCTTCCATTTCCTCTGAATATGTATTTGTTGTATCTGTAACTGCTTCCGCTTGCTGTGTATTTTCCGTTTCTTGAATTTCAGGCTGGTGTGACGAAATCGGATTGTTCTCTCTTTCTTTCCAGCGATCATGAAAACCATAGATTGGTGAAGGAACCGGTGTCGGCTCAAACGGTTTTTTGGAATAAAAATCATTTTCCTTTTTCCTTTGTTTTTCCGGTTGCCGATATTCCTTCTTTTGAATATTTGATTCCGGAATATGCCTTTCCATCTTTCTGGTATTTGTTTTTGGAATATGGCGTTCCCTCTGCCGGCCGTATCTTTCAGGAATTTGCCGTTCCTCTTTCCGGGCATTTGTTTCCTGAAAATGTCGTTCCTTCTTTCGGTAATTTGTTCCCGAAATATGCCGCTCTTTCTTTCGGGCATAAGCAGGAATATCTTCCGTTCTCTCCTGTTTTGGCCGGTCAGGTATTACAGGAAAACGGAATGGTTTTTTTTCCGGGTATTGATACGTTATCTTAGCCTTAATATTATCTTTTTGATGATTTCTGTGATCAATTTTCCTTGTTGGCTGTTCATTTACCTCTTCTGTCTCTTCTATCTCAACAAAAAGAAAGTCATTAATTTTCTTTTTAAATTGATCCCACATATCGTTTCACTCATT is a genomic window containing:
- a CDS encoding YtxH domain-containing protein, producing MGESNINSKDFLIGTLIGGFVGAAAALLFAPKAGHELRGNLNDGATQLKGRAGTWKDAAYEKGSGLKDMAYEKGSNLKSKAADSKEKFTQKTQELTKNVQGKWNERKNQETAAEEAAEELADAIEEAAEEAEDNK
- a CDS encoding DUF948 domain-containing protein, which produces MESLLYIAAIIVAVAFAVLVVYLIITLKAAKQTMNNVGGTLDSLEKQMQGITSETSALLNKTNKLADDVNEKSTKLDGLFEGIKGIGETVKGVNGSLSKLSKSISNSASENQDQTSQVMQWGNKAVDYLKRKKNK
- the murC gene encoding UDP-N-acetylmuramate--L-alanine ligase, giving the protein MTTYHFIGIKGTGMSALAQILHDSGEKVQGSDVEKRFFTQEALEKKNIPILPFAESNIKEGLTIIAGNAFSDEHQEIKEAKRQGLSFYRYHEFLGEWLKQFTSIAVTGAHGKTSTTGLLAHVLNETYPISYLIGDGTGKGHVDSRYFAFEACEYRRHFLRYEPDYAIMTNIDFDHPDYYTSIDDVFKAFQSMAEKVKKGIIACGDDEQLQKIQAKVPVVYYGFAETNDFQAQNVRETDNGTEFDVFVRNTFYDTFQIPMYGDHNILNALSVIAICHYEDMKADDIKALSTFQGVKRRFTEKKIGDQILIDDYAHHPKEITATIDSARKKYPGKSITAIFQPHTFSRTKTFLQEFADSLSNADNVYLCDIFGSAREDSGKLTIHDLQERIEGSAILELSSTELLRENEDSVLIFMGAGDIQKFQQAYEEQLSLSENNRLNA
- a CDS encoding nicotinate phosphoribosyltransferase; protein product: MKEIEQKLNGTIKRLTNKTFKFDDRIKEGWFSAVYFLKTKEMAEEKLPNNHVTMQFFQKSSNAVLCGTDEAIALVHTFAEQPETLEIHSLKDGDKISPYETVLTISGSYQQFGFLEGIIDGILARRTSVATNVYNVVKAASSSGKRKPIIFMGDRDDHYTQQAGDGYAAFIGGSTAQATHAMNEWWGKHGMGTMPHAMIQMFRGDVIAATEAYHEMFPEDDLVTLVDYNNDVITDSLKVAKAFGDDLKGVRIDTSRTLVDKYFLRNHHLMGTFDPRGVNPELVFALRKALDDDGFSHVNIVVTGGFNEKRIHEFEKLGVPVDMYGVGRSLLQINIGFTGDNVLLNGTREAKEGRMYRPNPLMERVEYCPQEK
- a CDS encoding DNA translocase FtsK encodes the protein MWDQFKKKINDFLFVEIEETEEVNEQPTRKIDHRNHQKDNIKAKITYQYPEKKPFRFPVIPDRPKQERTEDIPAYARKKERHISGTNYRKKERHFQETNARKEERQIPERYGRQRERHIPKTNTRKMERHIPESNIQKKEYRQPEKQRKKENDFYSKKPFEPTPVPSPIYGFHDRWKERENNPISSHQPEIQETENTQQAEAVTDTTNTYSEEMEDKTKPLQKPAVAEEHGTDEGVYPNTEYEADTSRALNQEAENEAAATQDITTVTENKEEEAPLKPVQKSKPAGKQHKIRPDRKKDRGKNTGQKPLPFNVMMSANDKRRHHERKIRRDPKPAAELKPKTIPYHLLNDPVNKTDQDQIWMREMQELLEKTLKHFNVRAKVVNTTQGPSVTRFEVQPEMGVKVSKVKNLSDDLKLNMAAKDIRIEAPIPGKNTIGIEIPNRNPQLVGLQEIFESDSFRHNNSHLTVGLGLSIEGSPLITDIQKMPHGLIAGATGSGKSVCINTILISLLYKASHKDVKFMLIDPKMVELAPYNGIPHLISPVITDVKAATAALKWAVNEMEERYDKFVTEGVRDVERYNKKMVSQNRIEEKLPYMVIVIDELADLMMVSPQDVEDAICRIAQKARACGIHLLLATQRPSVDVITGLIKANIPTRIAFSVSSQVDSRTIMDTNGAEKLLGKGDMLFVENGAGKSIRLQGAFVSDEEIERVTDFARNIAEPEYAFEQEQLLEQISHDDHEDELLQEAIGFVVRQNSASTSLLQRHFKIGYNRAARLMDSMESRGIIAQQNGSKPREVLISEAQIE